A region of Aquila chrysaetos chrysaetos chromosome 13, bAquChr1.4, whole genome shotgun sequence DNA encodes the following proteins:
- the DLK2 gene encoding protein delta homolog 2 isoform X1 has translation MSGCLQGAGSRHRKKGKQLQLVLTGVHLGGATLTMLRSFCLQLMSLVWILLAHHQLAQGDDCSERCNLAHGCCDQDGKCRCDPGWEGEYCEECVRMPGCLHGTCHQPWQCICHTGWAGKFCDKDIHICEHQSPCQNGAQCIYDRDGEYSCLCPEGFHGKDCEMKTGPCEKAGSPCKNGGQCQDENGFASNFTCRCLAGFVGDLCENDVDDCLMRPCANGATCHDGINRFSCQCQVGFEGRFCTININDCASQPCKNGAKCYDRINDYDCLCPDRFTGKTCEISIPEPTWAPPYHPVNHENGVGVKSTTSETPGVTQLEPVRTVVTGRHVANHSEKELGGGLLKISVKEVVTQRDSGLSEGQLVTVLVFGVLTAVLVLITILLMLRNWQRGRQRSNWCQSPSQAARKLQDQECQVGMLNTILIEPRKTTEL, from the exons ATGTCTGGCTGCCTCCAAGGTGCAGGTTCCAGACACCGGAAGAAAGGGAAGCAGCTCCAGCTGGTTTTGACAG GTGTTCATCTCGGTGGGGCCACACTGACCATGCTCAGGAGCTTCTGTCTCCAGCTCATGTCCTTGGTTTGGATCCTCTTGGCCCATCACCAGCTTGCCCAAG GTGATGACTGCAGCGAGCGCTGTAATCTCGCCCATGGCTGCTGTGACCAGGATGGGAAGTGCAG GTGTGATCCAGGCTGGGAGGGCGAGTACTGCGAGGAGTGCGTGCGTATGCCGGGGTGTCTCCACGGGACGTGCCACCAGCCTTGGCAGTGCATCTGTCACACCGGCTGGGCTGGCAAGTTCTGTGACAAAG aCATACACATCTGCGAACACCAGTCCCCATGCCAGAACGGGGCTCAGTGCATCTATGATCGAGACGGGGAATATTCCTGCCTGTGTCCAGAAGGCTTCCATGGGAAAGACTGTGAGATGAAGACAGGGCCATGTGAGAAGGCAGG GTCTCCGTGCAAGAACGGGGGGCAGTGTCAAGATGAAAATGGCTTTGCTAGCAACTTCACCTGCCGGTGCCTCGCTGGCTTTGTGGGGGATCTCTGTGAGAACGATGTGGATGACTGCCTGATGCGTCCCTGTGCCAATGGTGCCACCTGCCATGACGGGATCAACCGCTTCTCCTGCCAGTGCCAGGTGGGCTTCGAAGGGCGTTTCTGCACCATCAACATCAACGACTGCGCGAGCCAGCCATGCAAAAATGGGGCAAAGTGCTACGACCGCATTAATGACTATGACTGCTTGTGTCCCGACCGTTTCACTGGCAAAACCTGCGAGATCTCCATCCCAGAGCCCACCTGGGCTCCCCCCTACCACCCTGTGAACCATGAGAACGGCGTGGGCGTGAAAAGCACCACCAGCGAGACGCCAGGGGTGACGCAGCTGGAGCCTGTCAGGACTGTGGTCACGGGGCGGCACGTGGCCAACCACAGCGAGAAGGAGCTGGGGGGAGGGTTGTTGAAAATCTCTGTGAAGGAGGTGGTGACCCAAAGGGACTCAGGGCTGAGTGAAGGCCAGCTGGTGACAGTGCTGGTGTTTGGGGTGCTGACGGCAGTGCTGGTCCTCATCACCATCCTGCTAATGCTGAGGAACTGGCAGAGGGGCCGTCAGAGGTCAAACTGGTGCCAAAGCCCTTCTCAGGCTGCAAGGAAGCTCCAAGACCAGGAGTGTCAGGTGGGCATGCTCAACACCATCCTGATCGAGCCCAGGAAGACGACAGAGCTGTGA
- the DLK2 gene encoding protein delta homolog 2 isoform X2, with translation MLRSFCLQLMSLVWILLAHHQLAQGDDCSERCNLAHGCCDQDGKCRCDPGWEGEYCEECVRMPGCLHGTCHQPWQCICHTGWAGKFCDKDIHICEHQSPCQNGAQCIYDRDGEYSCLCPEGFHGKDCEMKTGPCEKAGSPCKNGGQCQDENGFASNFTCRCLAGFVGDLCENDVDDCLMRPCANGATCHDGINRFSCQCQVGFEGRFCTININDCASQPCKNGAKCYDRINDYDCLCPDRFTGKTCEISIPEPTWAPPYHPVNHENGVGVKSTTSETPGVTQLEPVRTVVTGRHVANHSEKELGGGLLKISVKEVVTQRDSGLSEGQLVTVLVFGVLTAVLVLITILLMLRNWQRGRQRSNWCQSPSQAARKLQDQECQVGMLNTILIEPRKTTEL, from the exons ATGCTCAGGAGCTTCTGTCTCCAGCTCATGTCCTTGGTTTGGATCCTCTTGGCCCATCACCAGCTTGCCCAAG GTGATGACTGCAGCGAGCGCTGTAATCTCGCCCATGGCTGCTGTGACCAGGATGGGAAGTGCAG GTGTGATCCAGGCTGGGAGGGCGAGTACTGCGAGGAGTGCGTGCGTATGCCGGGGTGTCTCCACGGGACGTGCCACCAGCCTTGGCAGTGCATCTGTCACACCGGCTGGGCTGGCAAGTTCTGTGACAAAG aCATACACATCTGCGAACACCAGTCCCCATGCCAGAACGGGGCTCAGTGCATCTATGATCGAGACGGGGAATATTCCTGCCTGTGTCCAGAAGGCTTCCATGGGAAAGACTGTGAGATGAAGACAGGGCCATGTGAGAAGGCAGG GTCTCCGTGCAAGAACGGGGGGCAGTGTCAAGATGAAAATGGCTTTGCTAGCAACTTCACCTGCCGGTGCCTCGCTGGCTTTGTGGGGGATCTCTGTGAGAACGATGTGGATGACTGCCTGATGCGTCCCTGTGCCAATGGTGCCACCTGCCATGACGGGATCAACCGCTTCTCCTGCCAGTGCCAGGTGGGCTTCGAAGGGCGTTTCTGCACCATCAACATCAACGACTGCGCGAGCCAGCCATGCAAAAATGGGGCAAAGTGCTACGACCGCATTAATGACTATGACTGCTTGTGTCCCGACCGTTTCACTGGCAAAACCTGCGAGATCTCCATCCCAGAGCCCACCTGGGCTCCCCCCTACCACCCTGTGAACCATGAGAACGGCGTGGGCGTGAAAAGCACCACCAGCGAGACGCCAGGGGTGACGCAGCTGGAGCCTGTCAGGACTGTGGTCACGGGGCGGCACGTGGCCAACCACAGCGAGAAGGAGCTGGGGGGAGGGTTGTTGAAAATCTCTGTGAAGGAGGTGGTGACCCAAAGGGACTCAGGGCTGAGTGAAGGCCAGCTGGTGACAGTGCTGGTGTTTGGGGTGCTGACGGCAGTGCTGGTCCTCATCACCATCCTGCTAATGCTGAGGAACTGGCAGAGGGGCCGTCAGAGGTCAAACTGGTGCCAAAGCCCTTCTCAGGCTGCAAGGAAGCTCCAAGACCAGGAGTGTCAGGTGGGCATGCTCAACACCATCCTGATCGAGCCCAGGAAGACGACAGAGCTGTGA